Within the Glycine soja cultivar W05 chromosome 3, ASM419377v2, whole genome shotgun sequence genome, the region CTATTCAACATGAGCAAAGAAGAGTGCATGGAAGCTCTTTCCAAACATGCAAATATCAAGCCGGTTATTACCTCCACCGGTAAAGTCATTTGATTTCGCTCTCCTTTTgctcatgaaaaataaaatttaaaaattatttaatataattcgTCCACTGTTATTATGACCACTTTAGCTTCGctccaaattaattaatcagCTTATTATAGCTTGAAGACAACCACCAACCACTATGtatatactaaaataattaacGTATTGATAATGGTGTACACATACTATATGGAATACCAAAactttaatttagaaaatatgtACAGATACTATATATATACTGCATACTTGATGGGTGATGAATTGATGATGTTGTCAATTAATATGTTGtcattgttttctcttcttttttttctgtaacctatatatatatatgtgtgtgtgaatGACACACGTGCATGCATGTGATGTGAGCAGTTTGGAAGGAGTTAGAGAAGGAGAACAAGGAGTTCTTCGAGGCATACACGAGGAGCAGAGTAGAGAAAGCTTCGGAGAGAGAGACAAGGCAAAGGATCCAGAACGTGGTTTCAGATTCTTCCGAAGAACGAGTTTAGATTTCAGACGCAACAAAATTAATCAAGGTTAATCgtcaaattataaattactaaCGAAGAAGAGGACGAACGTATATGGTTGCTTATGTAATAATATCCCATTCCAAGGGTAATAGTGACATAACCACATTAAAACCATATTGGACCAAGGGACAACATCGTCGTATCATCATGCATATGGGCGGCATAAATGGCTTTATTTGATTTGTCCCAAGATGTAGAAGTTGAAGTCAGCACTCTACAGTGACTAGAAGAGTGTGACATGGCATACAAGTGTCgtgctaaataattttttaagaaaaaaaatgtgcgttaatttattattaattaaatattccaTCGTTTGGATTcttcatttaaatttactttaaaGTATTCGATTATTCTTATCTCAACTATCTTATTGCACAAACAATATGGCTATATTTGTTTGCATACAATTAGTTTCATTATaatgttataattattttaagcaaACTTTTTTGTCTTAGTTAAATTGTTGGTTTATGACGTTAGAGGACACTTTTTAATTAATGCTTGGAATGGACGTGTAATAATGCGAGAAATTTTAAGATTAATCTGGTTTAATTTGtaaaggagaatataaacatatgTAATGGAGTAACAGTAAACGCAGGAAAAGATGCTAATGATGGATGGGAACGTACATCGGAAGCAAGGGAAACTAAAACAAACACAGATTTACAGGGTGTTTAATTTTGTTGGAAATAGTTTCTCATTAAAATACATAACTGTGAGGCAACCCTCAccctttaaattaatttttggagtTCAGTTAAGTCTCTCATATTATACACTctaaaatgatattatattatatactcTAAAATGGTATCAACGGAGGAGGAGAGAGAACTCCACGACAATGGATTGAAATAAGTTGCGTGATGGTGAAAACTATAAGAGATAGTAGTAATGTCTTTGTCTAgtatatttgttattgttatttatacTTTCTTTTGATTCATTTTCCTTGTTAGTGTGTGTGCATCCAAGCATAGCAGTGTCTTTGTCTAGTATATTTGTCCCCTCGATGATATTGTgtgtaaacatatatatatatatatatataatggtgGGGTCTTGTGGAATACTTTGTCTGTGTTTGGAATCGCAATCCAGTCGCAGTCGTGGTCGCAGTCTCTCGTAACGAATCACTCGGGATTTGCCGTTCATTCTCACTCCACTACCTGCGTATtcatttcttcatctttttcgcGTTTAACTTGTGCTTCTGGAACtgaaaatgcttttttttttttacaatttttttcctttggttTAGATGGCGTTGCAACCAGTTCTTGCTTTGTTATTACGATCTCGAGCATTTATTCTTTCCTAATTTCTTTTTGGTCTCTTTGCTTGACATGCAATGATGCAAACATAATGTTTCATTAACATGCATGAAAGTTTTATTACATTTAAGATagagatatttttatatacgaAATCACATGTATTTTACAAATAACCTATAAGTTGACACAATGATGATGTAAGTTCAGTGATCTATTCGGTGTGATAGAacgatttatttaataaaagaatttgtatttaatttattgtgtATAAAATTTCTAGGAAAGTAACAGTTACGCATAAATTAATCTCTACAACCAAAATACATATATAGAAAAATTTGTGATAAGAATAGTTTTTCAATATTTTGGTACAGATAAAGCTTTTTTTGGTACAGTATAATTATGCAATTTAAAAGCATAGAAATATccatttgaatattttcatttattacaaaagaaaagtttCTGGAAGAATATTGTAAAgaatcattaaattaatttttttaacttaaatcaaTGCTTTTGATTGGAAATTGGGCATAAtgaaaagttgatttttttcctGGTATATAGTACAAGTTTGACAGATGCAGATCATTTGtggtttttagaaaattatacaCAATATCATCCAtacaaattatttgattttataactaaaaattatcttaaatatatttgaataaatctATGTGTCCGACtataaacattaatattttttttttatcggcataTAAACATTACTATACTAGCTAGGAAACTTAATTCCATTGTCTGCTTAAATCTCAACTAGGTGTTGTCTTCTTCATCCAACTTGAAGTACTTACGATGATCAGGGAGTAAGGGGCTCAAGTTTAGACGTTGATATTGGAAAATTGTACTAAtccaattttttattcaaattaaatccTACAATATATATTACACATACTTTATACAAAGATTGAGTTATAAGAATATCTGAAAAAGGATGAATGTGAGATATATCCATTACCAATATGTTGAGAAGCAATTGTAACCAATAATTCTCATATATAAGGTAAAAGACAGAAATTCTCATAACCAATAATTGAGTAACATGAACATCCTTGTGATCTTAGTCAGCAACCATAAAAATAGTAAACATCTTTGTGATAACAATATGAGGTAACCCATCTAATTAACCTGGATAAACTATAATGATTTAAATCATTTACTGATACACAATTAGTTGTCATGTTTATGCCTCGAGTCGATCTTGTGTCTATTACCATGTTGTTTAGTGACAAACTATATCAACATATACCCgagaaataaaacttattattaattaagtatTCTAACAAATCAccattacatattttttaaaaggaaactaaTGTTGATATTAATcctaaaagttaattttaaacattcaaAAGCAATCAGattataattaagaaatattttttatatcataggaaatattaaaatataatgaattttttcattttaaaattaaagtcatCCTTAAAGTTTTTTTTGGTACGTCCTAGTTGTTAACAAGAtcatttttacatatattaataacGCATAAAAATGAAGTTCACCATAAAACGTCTTAAGAATTGCTATATATAATctcacaattatttaaattttaaaataaaaacaagacatCATGAATGATGTGGCAAACAGCTGCAACCAACCgttgcaacttttttttaaaagttaattaaagtTCATACCAacttgaagtaaaaaaaaaacggaAAGCACAAGACCGAactatactttttatatttttatatgttgtttTACATACGATCTCTTGGGAAGATTCACtactatttgtttatttttaaatttgattctgTTGAACTcaataacaatttatatttgaatgttCAAGTCCTGACTTAAGGTGTTTGTATGTCTTTGAACGGCATTTGAAACGTAAATACAAATATgctcttaaaagttaaaattaagctAGTAAAAATATGTTCGCAGTAAAATGATGAGTTCATCAAATGCTtatgaaaacaattaaaaaaatgcttatgaaaaagaaaaacgaaGAATTACTTTAATGATTGTTTCGGTCCTTGCCTTGGCATAGTAGTACATGGTGTCCTTCGTCGTGCTAGAGTACTAGTAATTCAACGCCTATATCAGTGAGataatgaatgaaaaattaGTTAGTATTTTATGCCAAAGAAGCATACCTTATTGTATTCTAACTAACCCCTAAACGCgtgtttgtttaaaattctcTTCGACGCAAACTGAAAAACACCACTgaaaagatgaaagaaaaaaattgggagGTTTTAAAATTGCCCTTTGAAGAGAGTCAGCAATCTCAAACAAATAGATTGTAAGACGATAAAAACAACATTTCTGTTGAGATGTCTCTTATGTAGGGAATGTGGTTCTTCCCTTGCATGATAGTGCGTGCTGTATCTATTGATGTCATGATTGCAATGATGTTGAATTGAGACTTTTATTTGCTAAGCAAATGCATGAATGATAGCATCTCCTGCCATAATAGTTATAtcttcattaataataataataataataaacagttATATCTTCCAAAAGCAGAATGCCTTTGTTACGGGTTTGGGTCAAGTCGACCCAATTTTGTTCGAGTATGCATCCAACCAAATGCTAAAGCTGTTGGTTGGACTTTGGATAGTAACGGTCAAGGTGGATTGGATTGGAAATTTGGAATGACTATTGTGAGTTGTGACAGAAAACTGGGTTTGTTCAGGGAATCTCGTGGTCCAttgattaagattttttatttattttattttagtccattGATTAAGAATGAACCAATGTTTACTTGTTTAGCAACTTCCgtattttttgtaataatgaaactgaaaaaacgaaatttttaaaggaaaaatagtaTGTGCACGATTTTGAAAGAAAACTTTTGTGACAGTTTGATTATGGAAGACTGTAATCTATTTACTGAACTTATTTTATGAGTTCAAGAAATTCTGCCGT harbors:
- the LOC114407019 gene encoding uncharacterized protein LOC114407019, yielding MEDSSSSAAYIRLVHRLIEECILFNMSKEECMEALSKHANIKPVITSTVWKELEKENKEFFEAYTRSRVEKASERETRQRIQNVVSDSSEERV